The Nitrospira sp. genome window below encodes:
- a CDS encoding multicopper oxidase domain-containing protein, which yields MMRRFQGLALASSLAFAPIGFAAERHNHHADAGQASSEKVIYREGGSILHDRMMDEVKRQQEFIREKGGYTSGANSHMLQQGVLLVAEDPSKVAVNNGQRCPANVPVKEYHVSAINVEITLSRFLDYFPGYMYVLTENVEKARGEETANREAREKENDPGAISNGLQGDVIQPLVIRANQGDCLKLTLHNDIPDEATNLVINGSSMVVSSSGKPATPSNADTTVASGKQQSFEWYIRPDTQEGARFFRSHASREQFNQGLIGMLVVEPRGSRYLSPFDGKPMPSGWEAMIEDPNGADFREFAIFYHEAGDEAFRLLNKKGEMLPQRDPHTDSYRPGARLLNYRSEPHGSRLELQAHMGFYADESMGYGSYTFGDPATTIPRSYLGDPAKFRMAGGSEIVHSHHLHGGSIRWARQPGNSNLDFAASKNGPVKFPLISDTSDRVDVQSIGPTEIYDQVIEGGSGGLQALAGEFVFHCHIPQHYVTGMWGFWRVYNSLQAPGFQTDVMKPLVELPDRIGRMKMGVGSEKLVGTTVDWYGGKKFEITKDKTDWKANPARVSVKDWVEMQLPPQGKPGHKNTEKEQSLAYDSTVNDWAWNGTQAMTEPETAYEWVNYKSATPGKRQEILFDPRSGKVSWPWLRPHLGRRVPFSPSHSGAPWLEPIHRRDDGSNSTEPAKPGENGPWSLCPQGAPLKEFNIHAITLPVTLKKATAKTPAIVDPDALLYVLHEEEAEVRNNPAKQMPLVIRGSVQDCVDVVYKSELKDDQRQGFSSKTNLHPHMFQFDTQASDGPIIGFSYEMSLRPFTILKDEHPGKGMPVPMNTTIEADVAKGTTTITVKNASRFHVKTELGVGMDEVGRFESARISKIDGNHITFERPLKYHHKKGEIVSVEWIRERWYVDADFGTTFWHDHVFGLDSWGHGQFATFIAEPPRSTYHDPVTGKEIRSGPIADIHTTEPVSAHITGSFREIVTHVMDSNPRAAELITTDNPQAKAGAISVDGTPSAVYPAKLNVSPMKFLSGGEATTGSGYNMRVEPLSVRLANNPDPSQLFNSRIHGDPETPMLRAYLGDPVVVRLLEGSANEVHSWHISGHWFPMERYSKNSIPRSTLHVVIGERYDAAIPAAGGPQQMAGDYLYHSGRASHFAEGSWGLFRILDKVDGTLQPLPGRTEIPQPAKSVCPADAPIKSFNVSAIDKGIRYNKGTPGVMEVDLERKMVLGNETGKMYVLEGEKTKVASGSLEPSPLTLHVNVGDCIKVNLKNDMARERAGFHVDNLAYDPKESMGINVGNNPGDQSVAPGQSRTYTFYAHPEFGENAALIQDWGNVIENPRNGLFGAIIIGPRGSQYRDPVSGEDLAQKSSWRADVLVDRNAPGNETKQNYRSFALLFQDEDNQIGTSFMPYIQKVAGVTAVNYRSEPTDYRTEKGCAYSEVFVCVKTGDQPVTPTIAAHVGDPVVIHVLGAFSEQVQLFSVSGHEWKHEPYLAGADLVSTMEFGGSEVINAWLNGGAGGPNGIPGDYLWLNQRPGYLDAGHWGMLRVLSRDSRTILPLGSQVPATQQAGDQTPAQSIPVSLQAK from the coding sequence ATGATGCGGCGATTCCAAGGCCTGGCGTTGGCGAGTAGCCTCGCCTTCGCGCCGATAGGATTCGCGGCAGAGCGGCACAATCATCACGCAGATGCGGGACAGGCGTCGTCGGAAAAGGTCATCTATCGTGAAGGCGGGTCGATCCTGCACGACCGCATGATGGACGAGGTCAAGCGACAGCAAGAATTCATCAGAGAGAAGGGCGGGTACACGAGCGGCGCCAACAGCCACATGCTCCAACAGGGTGTGTTGCTGGTAGCAGAAGACCCGTCCAAGGTGGCGGTGAACAACGGGCAGCGCTGCCCGGCCAATGTGCCGGTAAAAGAGTATCACGTCTCAGCCATCAACGTCGAAATCACCCTGAGCCGATTCCTCGATTATTTCCCCGGTTATATGTACGTGTTGACCGAAAACGTGGAGAAGGCGCGGGGAGAGGAAACAGCCAACAGGGAGGCGCGTGAGAAAGAGAATGACCCCGGTGCGATATCGAACGGCCTGCAAGGTGATGTCATCCAGCCGCTCGTAATCCGCGCGAACCAGGGAGATTGTCTTAAACTCACCCTGCACAATGACATCCCGGATGAAGCGACGAATCTTGTCATCAATGGCTCGTCGATGGTCGTGTCGTCCAGCGGCAAGCCGGCGACGCCGTCGAACGCGGACACGACTGTGGCGTCGGGCAAGCAGCAGAGCTTCGAATGGTACATCAGGCCCGACACGCAGGAAGGGGCGCGGTTCTTCCGCTCACACGCCTCACGCGAGCAGTTCAATCAGGGCTTGATCGGCATGCTCGTCGTGGAGCCGCGCGGCTCCCGGTACTTGAGTCCATTCGACGGCAAGCCGATGCCCAGCGGCTGGGAAGCGATGATTGAAGATCCGAACGGCGCGGATTTCCGCGAATTCGCAATCTTCTATCATGAGGCGGGAGACGAAGCCTTCCGCCTCTTGAACAAGAAGGGCGAAATGTTGCCTCAGCGCGATCCTCACACCGACTCGTACCGTCCTGGTGCGCGGCTGCTGAACTATCGCAGCGAGCCGCACGGCTCACGCCTGGAACTGCAAGCCCACATGGGCTTCTATGCCGATGAGTCCATGGGCTACGGGTCGTACACGTTCGGGGATCCGGCCACGACCATTCCTCGGTCGTATCTCGGCGATCCGGCCAAATTCCGGATGGCGGGCGGGTCGGAAATCGTCCACTCCCACCATCTGCACGGCGGGTCCATCCGCTGGGCCAGACAGCCGGGAAACAGCAATCTGGACTTCGCTGCGTCGAAGAACGGACCGGTGAAGTTTCCGCTCATCAGCGACACCTCGGATCGTGTCGATGTGCAATCCATCGGTCCGACGGAGATCTACGATCAGGTGATCGAGGGTGGGTCCGGCGGCTTGCAGGCCTTAGCCGGGGAGTTCGTGTTCCATTGCCACATTCCTCAGCACTATGTGACCGGCATGTGGGGGTTTTGGCGCGTGTACAACTCGCTGCAGGCGCCTGGCTTTCAGACCGACGTGATGAAGCCGCTGGTTGAATTGCCCGATCGAATCGGCCGCATGAAGATGGGAGTCGGCAGCGAAAAGCTCGTCGGTACGACGGTGGACTGGTACGGCGGCAAGAAGTTCGAAATCACCAAAGATAAGACCGATTGGAAGGCCAATCCGGCCAGGGTGTCCGTGAAGGATTGGGTGGAGATGCAATTGCCGCCGCAAGGCAAGCCGGGACACAAGAACACGGAGAAGGAGCAGTCCCTGGCCTACGACTCCACAGTGAACGACTGGGCTTGGAACGGTACTCAGGCGATGACCGAGCCTGAAACCGCGTACGAATGGGTGAACTATAAGTCGGCGACGCCGGGCAAGCGGCAGGAGATCCTCTTCGATCCTCGGAGCGGAAAAGTCTCGTGGCCGTGGCTGCGGCCTCATCTCGGCCGGCGCGTGCCTTTCTCGCCGAGCCACAGCGGCGCACCTTGGTTGGAGCCGATCCATCGTCGCGATGACGGCAGTAATTCGACCGAGCCGGCCAAGCCGGGCGAGAACGGGCCCTGGAGCCTCTGCCCGCAAGGGGCGCCCCTCAAGGAGTTCAACATCCACGCGATCACATTGCCGGTCACGCTGAAAAAGGCGACGGCCAAGACGCCGGCGATCGTGGATCCGGACGCATTGCTCTATGTGCTGCATGAAGAGGAGGCCGAGGTTCGAAACAATCCAGCCAAGCAGATGCCGTTGGTGATCCGCGGCAGCGTGCAGGACTGCGTCGACGTCGTGTATAAGAGCGAACTCAAGGACGACCAGCGGCAAGGGTTCTCGAGCAAGACGAACCTGCATCCGCATATGTTCCAATTCGATACGCAGGCCTCCGACGGACCGATCATCGGTTTCTCCTACGAGATGTCGTTGCGACCCTTCACGATCCTGAAGGATGAGCATCCCGGCAAGGGGATGCCGGTGCCGATGAATACGACGATCGAAGCCGACGTGGCGAAGGGGACGACGACCATCACGGTCAAGAATGCGTCGCGCTTTCACGTGAAGACTGAACTCGGGGTGGGAATGGACGAAGTGGGCCGGTTTGAGTCGGCTCGGATCAGTAAGATCGACGGCAACCACATCACGTTCGAGCGCCCGCTGAAGTATCACCATAAGAAGGGCGAGATCGTCTCGGTTGAATGGATCCGCGAACGGTGGTATGTGGATGCCGATTTCGGGACCACCTTCTGGCATGACCATGTGTTCGGATTGGACTCGTGGGGCCACGGGCAGTTCGCGACGTTCATCGCTGAGCCGCCCCGGTCCACCTATCATGATCCAGTGACCGGCAAGGAAATCCGTAGCGGACCCATAGCCGATATTCACACCACGGAACCGGTGTCCGCGCATATCACCGGCTCGTTCCGCGAGATCGTGACGCATGTCATGGATTCCAATCCTCGGGCTGCAGAATTGATCACAACCGACAATCCTCAGGCGAAAGCCGGTGCGATTTCTGTGGACGGGACGCCCTCCGCGGTGTATCCGGCCAAGCTCAATGTGTCGCCGATGAAGTTCCTGAGCGGCGGTGAAGCGACCACCGGAAGTGGGTACAACATGCGTGTGGAGCCTCTTTCGGTCCGGTTGGCGAACAATCCCGATCCGTCACAGCTGTTCAACAGCCGGATTCATGGAGATCCTGAAACGCCGATGCTCAGAGCTTATCTGGGTGATCCGGTGGTGGTCCGGTTGCTCGAAGGGTCGGCGAACGAAGTCCATTCCTGGCACATCAGCGGCCATTGGTTCCCGATGGAACGATACAGCAAAAACTCCATACCACGGAGCACGCTGCACGTAGTCATCGGGGAGCGGTATGACGCGGCCATTCCGGCCGCAGGCGGACCGCAGCAGATGGCTGGCGACTATCTGTACCACAGCGGTCGCGCGTCGCATTTTGCGGAAGGCAGTTGGGGACTCTTCCGGATCTTGGACAAGGTCGACGGTACCTTGCAGCCGCTGCCGGGCCGAACCGAGATTCCACAGCCTGCCAAATCAGTCTGTCCTGCCGACGCTCCGATAAAAAGCTTCAACGTCTCCGCCATCGATAAGGGGATCCGTTACAACAAAGGAACGCCCGGTGTGATGGAGGTGGACCTTGAACGAAAGATGGTGTTGGGGAACGAAACCGGCAAGATGTATGTGCTCGAAGGCGAGAAGACGAAAGTCGCTTCGGGAAGTCTTGAGCCGAGTCCGTTGACCCTCCATGTCAACGTCGGCGACTGCATCAAGGTCAATCTCAAGAACGACATGGCCAGGGAGCGGGCCGGGTTCCACGTGGACAATCTGGCGTACGATCCGAAAGAGTCGATGGGCATCAACGTCGGTAACAACCCTGGCGATCAGTCGGTCGCACCGGGACAAAGCCGGACCTACACGTTCTACGCCCATCCGGAATTTGGGGAAAACGCGGCTCTGATCCAGGATTGGGGTAACGTGATCGAGAACCCGCGGAACGGGCTCTTCGGAGCGATTATCATCGGTCCGAGGGGATCGCAGTATCGCGATCCGGTCAGCGGCGAGGACCTCGCGCAGAAGAGCTCATGGCGCGCCGATGTGCTGGTGGATCGCAACGCGCCGGGGAACGAAACCAAGCAGAACTACCGGTCGTTCGCGCTGCTGTTCCAGGACGAAGATAACCAAATCGGCACCAGCTTCATGCCGTACATCCAAAAGGTGGCCGGCGTGACGGCGGTGAACTATCGGTCGGAGCCGACCGATTACCGGACCGAGAAGGGCTGTGCGTATAGCGAAGTGTTCGTCTGCGTCAAAACGGGCGATCAGCCGGTGACACCGACCATCGCGGCGCACGTCGGGGATCCGGTCGTCATTCACGTCCTAGGTGCCTTCAGCGAGCAGGTGCAGCTCTTTAGCGTTTCGGGCCATGAATGGAAACATGAGCCTTATTTGGCGGGAGCGGATCTCGTGAGCACCATGGAGTTTGGTGGGTCCGAGGTCATAAACGCCTGGCTCAATGGTGGAGCGGGAGGGCCGAACGGAATTCCCGGCGACTATCTCTGGCTCAACCAACGCCCCGGGTATCTCGATGCCGGTCACTGGGGGATGCTGAGGGTCCTGAGTCGTGACAGTCGCACAATCCTACCGTTAGGCAGTCAGGTTCCGGCTACCCAACAGGCCGGAGACCAGACTCCTGCGCAGTCCATACCGGTGTCCCTGCAGGCTAAGTAG
- a CDS encoding sigma-54 dependent transcriptional regulator, producing the protein MSDAQIPAEPLSVDPVITARVEAIKQLAQGLSDRVAVMDRSFNVVYANDAAWSADQAAKSNRSHAKCYEAFAHRTDPCGTCPAIKVFEAPGVECVSCSSGGDGTACGMRQAFPLASSRGEVGSMLVLFKKEPAPTTREVMPAETEHPPSAVRESLGGLIGRSPAMQQLFDMTSLVADSSAAVLVQGESGTGKELLAKTIHGLSNRRDRPFVVIDCGSLPETLLESELFGHVKGAFTGAVANKRGLFEEAERGTIFLDEIADTTPTFQAKLLRVLQEGEIKPVGGTRTIKIHARVISASNKDLAELVVAKTFRQDLYYRLAVLPLSLPALRERREDIPLLVQHFVAASCARHHQAVRQVAEKTMRAMRDAPWPGNVRQLQHYIERAVVTTAGPWLVCDDLVSGGVVPERESLRSASRGAVAQTERSRIVDALQKTAGNRLKAAKLLKISRASLYNKLRAYSIE; encoded by the coding sequence GTGTCCGATGCACAAATCCCCGCAGAACCTTTGTCGGTCGATCCCGTCATTACCGCACGAGTCGAAGCGATTAAGCAATTAGCACAGGGACTGTCCGATCGTGTGGCGGTCATGGACCGATCGTTCAACGTCGTGTACGCGAACGACGCGGCGTGGTCAGCGGACCAAGCTGCAAAAAGTAACCGGTCTCACGCCAAGTGCTACGAAGCGTTTGCGCACCGGACGGACCCTTGCGGGACTTGTCCGGCCATAAAGGTGTTTGAGGCGCCTGGGGTGGAGTGCGTGTCCTGTTCGAGTGGAGGAGACGGCACGGCCTGCGGGATGAGGCAGGCGTTTCCCTTAGCTTCGAGTCGAGGCGAGGTCGGCTCCATGCTGGTGCTGTTTAAGAAGGAGCCGGCTCCGACGACGCGAGAGGTGATGCCTGCGGAAACGGAACACCCCCCCTCTGCCGTGCGAGAATCGCTGGGTGGCCTGATCGGCCGGAGTCCGGCCATGCAGCAGCTTTTCGACATGACCAGCCTGGTGGCGGACAGTTCGGCGGCCGTTCTCGTTCAAGGGGAGAGCGGAACGGGAAAAGAACTCCTGGCGAAAACGATTCATGGGCTCAGCAACCGGAGGGATCGACCATTTGTCGTGATTGATTGCGGTTCGTTGCCCGAGACGTTGCTCGAAAGCGAACTGTTTGGGCATGTCAAAGGAGCCTTCACCGGGGCGGTGGCAAACAAGCGCGGCCTGTTCGAGGAGGCTGAAAGAGGAACAATCTTTCTTGATGAGATCGCCGATACCACGCCGACCTTTCAGGCGAAGCTGCTCCGTGTTCTGCAAGAGGGCGAGATCAAACCGGTCGGCGGAACGCGAACAATCAAGATTCACGCACGTGTCATCTCTGCCTCGAACAAGGATCTGGCTGAACTGGTGGTGGCCAAGACGTTTCGGCAGGATCTTTACTATCGACTGGCCGTGCTGCCGCTTTCTTTGCCGGCGCTTCGGGAGAGGCGGGAAGACATCCCGCTGTTAGTCCAGCACTTCGTCGCCGCTTCCTGCGCTCGACACCACCAAGCGGTGCGGCAGGTTGCGGAAAAAACGATGCGGGCTATGCGTGACGCTCCTTGGCCCGGCAATGTCCGACAATTGCAACATTACATCGAACGGGCTGTGGTAACGACCGCCGGGCCATGGCTTGTGTGCGATGACTTGGTTTCAGGGGGCGTCGTTCCTGAACGCGAAAGTTTACGGTCCGCGTCACGCGGGGCTGTGGCTCAGACCGAGCGCTCTCGGATCGTGGACGCGTTGCAAAAAACTGCAGGAAACCGATTGAAAGCAGCCAAGTTGCTGAAAATCAGCCGAGCGAGTCTCTACAACAAACTCCGTGCCTATAGTATCGAATAG
- a CDS encoding response regulator, which yields MENRTTARVLIVEDDREMRNLLCDEFCGMGYQLREARNGDEAFVAVLQSEPDLILTDLRMPAGGDDYISRLRTVAPKCPIVVITAFGDATLKAQVVKAGASAYFDKPVRIADLKNCVQQLLDHKQGAES from the coding sequence GTGGAAAACAGAACAACAGCCAGGGTCCTGATCGTCGAGGACGACCGAGAGATGCGCAACTTGCTGTGCGATGAATTTTGCGGAATGGGGTACCAGCTGCGCGAAGCGAGGAATGGAGACGAAGCATTTGTGGCGGTCCTGCAATCCGAACCGGATCTGATCCTTACCGACCTGCGCATGCCGGCGGGAGGAGATGACTACATCAGCCGGCTCCGGACAGTAGCGCCCAAGTGTCCCATTGTCGTCATCACCGCGTTCGGCGACGCGACCCTGAAAGCGCAGGTAGTGAAAGCTGGTGCGAGCGCCTACTTCGACAAGCCGGTCCGCATTGCAGACCTCAAGAACTGTGTGCAACAATTGCTCGACCACAAGCAGGGAGCTGAGAGTTGA
- a CDS encoding PAS domain S-box protein has protein sequence MGRHEAQSTSDTGDARGDRQKAEQQLLVSQLRLEGIVESAMDAIITVNEDQRVVLFNRAAERMFGCSIEDAIGKPLDRFLPASFREAHHHQVQDFGHSGVTSRKMGRLGSVSGLRADGEEFPIEAAISHIVVEGQTYYTVILRDITERRRAERLLRQSEERYRRLIAISPYAILVNRGNRIIFANDQAIKLFGAVKAEEILDKSPMDLFHADDHDIVRQRIDELFEEGAQGLILEEKIETLDGRTAHVEVSGARFVDEEGPAILIMLRDVSERKRLQEQLRRTERVAELGTLASGMAHEIGTPMNVILGRAEYLMDRVTEEPIKRGLQTIITQVERITRVMNQLLSFARRKAPLRVPLDLKKVIEDSIEMFQERLATNQIRVDMEMVDPCPMVLADADQISQVLINLIMNALHAMPEGGTLRVGLEPEQAMVKLTIADTGHGIPSEVIRRIYDPFFTTKEFGKGTGLGLTVVKGIIEEHQGSIAVESKERSGTLFTVLLPMSQ, from the coding sequence ATGGGGAGACACGAGGCGCAATCGACCTCAGATACAGGTGACGCTAGAGGCGACCGTCAAAAGGCGGAGCAACAGCTCCTCGTCAGCCAACTTAGGCTGGAAGGCATCGTTGAATCTGCGATGGACGCGATTATCACCGTCAATGAGGACCAACGAGTGGTGTTGTTCAACCGAGCTGCCGAACGGATGTTCGGTTGTTCTATCGAGGATGCCATCGGCAAGCCGCTCGATCGATTCTTGCCCGCCAGCTTCCGCGAAGCACACCATCACCAAGTTCAGGATTTCGGGCACTCCGGTGTCACGAGTCGGAAAATGGGTCGCTTAGGCTCCGTGTCGGGGCTGCGAGCCGATGGTGAAGAGTTTCCGATTGAGGCCGCTATTTCGCATATCGTCGTAGAGGGACAAACATACTATACCGTCATTCTCCGAGACATCACCGAACGTAGGCGTGCTGAACGCTTGCTGCGCCAAAGCGAAGAACGTTACCGGCGTCTGATTGCCATCTCACCCTATGCGATCCTCGTGAATCGGGGCAACCGGATCATCTTTGCTAATGACCAGGCGATCAAGTTGTTCGGGGCAGTGAAGGCAGAGGAGATCCTCGATAAGTCGCCCATGGACCTGTTCCATGCCGATGACCATGACATCGTTCGACAGCGGATCGACGAACTGTTTGAAGAAGGGGCACAAGGGCTCATCCTTGAGGAGAAAATCGAAACGCTCGACGGAAGGACTGCGCATGTAGAAGTCAGTGGAGCTCGATTTGTCGACGAAGAGGGACCGGCAATTTTGATCATGCTCCGAGATGTCAGCGAGAGGAAACGGCTTCAAGAACAATTGCGGAGGACTGAGCGGGTCGCTGAACTTGGGACGCTGGCGTCCGGCATGGCGCACGAAATCGGGACGCCGATGAACGTGATTCTTGGTCGAGCTGAATATCTGATGGATCGTGTGACGGAGGAGCCGATCAAAAGAGGCCTTCAGACGATCATCACGCAGGTTGAGCGGATTACGCGGGTGATGAATCAACTGCTCTCGTTTGCTCGTCGCAAAGCTCCGCTGCGCGTTCCGCTTGACCTCAAAAAAGTGATCGAGGACAGCATCGAGATGTTTCAGGAGCGTCTCGCAACGAATCAGATTCGGGTCGACATGGAAATGGTCGACCCTTGCCCCATGGTGTTGGCCGACGCGGACCAGATAAGCCAAGTCCTGATCAACCTCATCATGAACGCCCTCCATGCGATGCCGGAAGGAGGCACGCTTCGAGTCGGTTTGGAGCCGGAGCAAGCGATGGTGAAACTCACGATCGCTGATACCGGTCACGGAATTCCGTCGGAGGTCATCAGGAGGATCTACGATCCCTTCTTTACCACGAAGGAGTTCGGGAAAGGAACCGGCCTGGGGTTGACCGTGGTGAAAGGGATCATTGAAGAACACCAAGGTTCCATTGCTGTAGAGAGCAAGGAAAGGAGCGGAACCCTCTTTACCGTCCTGCTGCCGATGAGCCAATAG
- a CDS encoding sigma-54 dependent transcriptional regulator, with the protein MTEEWRAILVVDDDADMRELAQDMLKDRGHQVTMAGSGDEALKRLTETDHAVVLTDLRMKGMQGLELLTHIKRDHPDINVILMTAFGSVETAVEAMKHGASDYLTKPIKKDELIRVVERVMREAALRREVSRLRREVRKEYSFHHILGKSKAIQAVFDLIRRVADSPTNVLITGESGTGKELVAKAIHYNSDRKDAPFIPVNCAAIPEQLLESELFGHMRGAFTDAKMDKRGLFEEAQKGTLFLDEISELPLMLQAKILRAIQEKEIRRVGATKPISVDVRIIAATNLNLSEEVRTKRFREDLYYRLNVIELKLPPLRERREDIPLLVEAFLKKCGEARGKEVKGVSEAALAMLMDYTWPGNVRELENVVERAVTLSRGEKISPDDLPSAVQGARGDRRVLDEASEQTLPLHELEKEYIKKILEKTGGNKYQAAHALGIDRKTLYRKLAEIEGKPHPEE; encoded by the coding sequence ATGACTGAAGAATGGCGCGCGATCCTCGTCGTCGATGACGACGCCGACATGCGGGAATTGGCCCAGGACATGCTGAAAGACCGAGGTCATCAGGTCACGATGGCCGGAAGCGGTGATGAAGCTCTGAAACGATTGACCGAAACAGACCATGCAGTCGTCCTTACGGATCTTCGCATGAAAGGCATGCAAGGACTTGAGTTGCTGACTCATATCAAACGAGACCATCCCGATATCAACGTGATCCTCATGACCGCGTTTGGGTCGGTGGAAACAGCGGTCGAAGCCATGAAACACGGGGCGAGCGACTACCTTACCAAGCCGATCAAGAAAGACGAACTAATCCGGGTCGTCGAACGGGTGATGAGGGAAGCGGCCTTACGGCGGGAAGTCAGCCGGCTCAGGAGAGAAGTCCGAAAGGAATACAGCTTCCACCATATCCTGGGGAAGAGCAAGGCGATCCAGGCGGTGTTCGATTTAATCCGGCGCGTGGCCGATAGTCCGACCAACGTGCTCATCACAGGAGAAAGCGGCACCGGGAAAGAACTGGTCGCCAAAGCGATCCACTACAATAGTGACAGAAAGGATGCTCCCTTTATCCCGGTTAACTGTGCGGCGATTCCGGAGCAGCTCCTGGAAAGCGAGCTGTTCGGGCATATGAGAGGCGCCTTTACCGACGCGAAGATGGACAAGCGGGGATTGTTCGAAGAAGCACAGAAAGGCACGTTGTTTCTGGATGAGATCAGTGAGCTCCCGCTCATGCTTCAGGCGAAAATTCTTCGTGCGATTCAGGAAAAAGAAATCCGACGGGTGGGTGCGACCAAGCCCATCTCGGTGGATGTGCGCATCATCGCGGCCACCAACCTGAACCTCAGTGAAGAAGTGAGGACCAAGCGATTCCGCGAGGACCTCTATTATCGACTCAATGTGATCGAGCTGAAGTTGCCGCCGCTCCGGGAGCGACGTGAGGATATTCCGCTCCTGGTAGAGGCCTTTCTCAAGAAGTGCGGAGAGGCGCGAGGAAAGGAGGTCAAGGGTGTCAGTGAGGCCGCCCTCGCGATGTTGATGGACTATACCTGGCCCGGTAACGTGCGAGAACTGGAGAATGTCGTCGAACGGGCTGTGACGCTCAGCCGGGGGGAGAAGATTTCTCCGGATGATCTGCCCTCGGCGGTGCAAGGAGCCCGTGGCGACCGGCGTGTACTGGACGAAGCATCCGAGCAAACTCTGCCGTTGCATGAGCTCGAGAAAGAGTACATTAAGAAGATTCTCGAAAAGACCGGGGGGAATAAATATCAGGCCGCTCACGCCCTTGGCATCGACCGCAAGACCCTGTATCGTAAACTCGCCGAAATCGAGGGCAAGCCTCATCCGGAGGAATGA
- a CDS encoding ATP-binding protein codes for MIPPLPEHQEEKRRSMEFTGTTSTEELREKTDRSLEEERDKTDEYLTHPFQTVEEKTREKVHSIRHAADQAKESQREALDDDKAHFRASADTLLSQIDDELLSEERERFDELQAAERQAVDRIRAEEGAQKQLLVGALLEHERQQTDSHLLDERIHEDSELITREHFLSIVSHDLKNLLAAIGISARLMRKSLSKGETGSLLEHLGRIQHSADAMGRMISDLLDVERMAQGKLTLHLARVDLRSLLRECRELFTPLASNQGLSMRIEAGVEPLFVDIDHDRILQVLSNLIGNSLKFTPRGGAIDLSVRKRETFVEVSVTDNGPGISAEEQARIFERFSQLNVADRQGLGLGLFIAKWIVEAHEGGIWVTSIPGNGSSFSFTLPLSSV; via the coding sequence ATGATCCCGCCATTGCCCGAGCATCAAGAGGAGAAACGTCGATCCATGGAGTTTACGGGAACAACATCCACTGAGGAGCTGCGAGAGAAGACCGACCGGAGTTTAGAGGAGGAACGTGACAAGACGGATGAATATTTGACACACCCATTTCAAACGGTCGAAGAAAAGACTCGCGAGAAAGTCCATTCGATTCGGCATGCCGCTGATCAGGCTAAAGAAAGTCAACGTGAGGCCCTGGACGACGACAAAGCACACTTCCGTGCAAGCGCCGATACTCTCCTGTCACAGATAGATGATGAACTCTTGTCTGAGGAGCGAGAACGATTCGACGAATTACAAGCGGCTGAGCGACAAGCCGTGGATCGTATTCGCGCAGAGGAAGGCGCTCAAAAGCAATTACTCGTCGGCGCACTCCTCGAACATGAACGTCAACAAACCGACAGCCATCTCCTCGATGAGCGAATCCACGAGGATAGCGAGCTTATTACGAGGGAACACTTTCTCTCCATAGTCAGTCACGATTTAAAGAACCTCCTCGCCGCTATCGGGATCAGCGCGCGTTTGATGCGAAAAAGCCTTTCCAAAGGCGAGACCGGTAGTCTTCTAGAACACCTTGGACGAATCCAACACAGCGCAGACGCCATGGGTCGAATGATAAGCGATTTGCTTGATGTAGAGCGAATGGCACAGGGCAAACTGACGCTCCACCTTGCAAGGGTCGACCTTCGATCTCTGTTACGAGAATGTCGTGAACTCTTCACCCCACTCGCGTCAAATCAGGGGCTTTCCATGAGGATTGAGGCAGGGGTTGAGCCTCTATTCGTCGACATCGATCACGATAGAATTCTTCAAGTGCTGTCAAACCTGATCGGAAATTCACTGAAGTTTACACCCAGGGGAGGCGCCATTGATCTGTCTGTGCGCAAACGAGAGACTTTCGTTGAAGTCTCGGTAACCGACAACGGACCGGGGATCTCAGCGGAGGAACAGGCCCGAATTTTCGAAAGGTTCTCTCAACTCAATGTGGCCGACCGTCAAGGGCTTGGCCTTGGGCTTTTTATAGCCAAATGGATCGTTGAAGCCCATGAGGGAGGCATTTGGGTGACATCAATTCCGGGGAATGGATCCTCATTCAGCTTCACCCTTCCATTATCCTCCGTCTAG